The Constrictibacter sp. MBR-5 sequence GCAAGTTTCTGACGACGGCGGCGGTCGGCGGTGCAGCCGCGGCCGCAGCGGCCGGGAGTTTCCCCGCGCCGGCGATTTCGCAGGGCAAGGTCGAGTGGCGCATGGTCACCACCTGGCCGAAGAACTTCCCCGGCCAGGGTACGGCGGCCGAGCGCTTCGCCAAGAGCGTCGGCGACGCCACCGACGGGCGTCTCACCATCAAGGTGTTCGCGGCCGGCGAACTGGTCCCCGCCTTCGAAAGCTTCGACGCGGTCACGCGCGGCGCGGCCGACATGATGCACGCCTCGCCCTACTACTGGCAGAACAAGAGCAAGGCGACGAACTTCTTCTCCACCGTCCCCTACGGCCTGACGACGAACGAGCTGAACGCCTGGATGGATTACGGCGGCGGCCAGCAGCTCTGGGACGAGCTCTATGCCGGCTTCAACCTGAAGGGCTTCCACGGCGGCTCGACCGGCGTGCAGATGGGCGGCTGGTTCAACAAGGAGATCAACTCCGTCGCCGACCTGAACGGCCTCAAGATGCGCATCCCCGGCCTCGGCGGCGATGCGCTACGCAAGCTCGGCGTCACCGTCGTCAACCTGCCGGGGGGCGAGATCTTCGGCGCCCTGCAGTCGGGCACGATCGACGCGACCGAGTTCGTCGGACCGTTCAACGACATGGCGCTCGGCTTCTTCAAGGTCGCCAAGCACTATTACTGGCCCGGCATGCACGAGCCGGCGACGCAGCTCGAGATCACCGTCGACAAGAAGAAGTTCGACGGGCTGCCGAAGGACGTCCAGCGCATCTTCGAGGCGATCACGCGCGAGGAGAACGTCCGCTTCACCGCCGAGTTCAGCGCCCGCAACGGTGCCGCACTCGACACGCTGGTGCGCCAGCACGGCGTGCAGCTGAAGCGCTTCCCCAACGACGTGCTGACCGCCTACGGCAAGGCGAGCGGCGAGGTGATCGCCGAACTGCGCGAGAACGGCGACGACATCACCAAGCGGATCGTCGAGTCCTTCCTGAAGGCACGCCGCGAGCAGATGGGCTGGAGCCGCATCGGCGAGCAGGAGTTCATGAACGCGCGTCTGCTCGACTACAAGTTCGGCTGACACGGTTTCCGGAAGGCGGCGCGGCGCGGAATCGCTTCCGCGCCGCTTTTCGTTTCGCCGCCGCGCTTCGCCTCAGCGGCAGGAGTCGATCCGCCGGATGTGCAGGAACCGGTGGCGCTCCCCCTGCGCTGCGCCCTGCGGGGCCGCCTGCAGCAGATAGTCCTCCGGCCGGCCCGTCGTCTTGCGCACCGTCCCCGACCAAGCCCACGGCAGGTCCGGATCCGCATTGGCGTGGGCGGTGGCACTCTCCGGCAGGAACGCCCAGTCGCGGCGGGCGGGATCGTAGCGGTAGGCGTAGACGGCGAAGGGCTGCTCGCTCTGGAACTCGAACGTGTAGGAACCGGGGGTGCGCAGCAGCATGTGCAGCGGCAGCACCTTGTCGCCGGCATCGCCGACCGCCGTATCCGGGTCGTACCAGTTCTCGAGCATCACGGCCCCTTCGCGGCACTCGACGACCAGCGCGTCCTGCGCCATCGCCGGCACCGTTCCGGCCAACAGTGCCGACGCCAGCGCGAGCGCTGCGAGCCTGCCTCGGATCATTCCTTCCCCCCTTCCGACATCCCGCATCGGTCCCTTCGGCAGCATCGGTTCACTCGGCCGCGTCGCGCCGGCTGAAAGCCTGCGGCCACTTGGCCGGCCGGCCGCGCTCGTACTGCGGCGGGTAGGCCGCCTCGGCGCCCAGCTCCTCGGCCGCCCGCCAGGCCCAGCGCGGCTCGTACAGCATGCCGCGCGCCAGGGCCACCATGTCGGCCTGCCCGGACGCCACGATCTCCTCGGCGTAGGCGGGCTCGCGGATCATGCCGACGGCC is a genomic window containing:
- a CDS encoding TRAP transporter substrate-binding protein gives rise to the protein MMERRKFLTTAAVGGAAAAAAAGSFPAPAISQGKVEWRMVTTWPKNFPGQGTAAERFAKSVGDATDGRLTIKVFAAGELVPAFESFDAVTRGAADMMHASPYYWQNKSKATNFFSTVPYGLTTNELNAWMDYGGGQQLWDELYAGFNLKGFHGGSTGVQMGGWFNKEINSVADLNGLKMRIPGLGGDALRKLGVTVVNLPGGEIFGALQSGTIDATEFVGPFNDMALGFFKVAKHYYWPGMHEPATQLEITVDKKKFDGLPKDVQRIFEAITREENVRFTAEFSARNGAALDTLVRQHGVQLKRFPNDVLTAYGKASGEVIAELRENGDDITKRIVESFLKARREQMGWSRIGEQEFMNARLLDYKFG